The nucleotide window GAAAAAGGAAGAGCTATGTGTGCTGTAAATTCTTTGGCAGTAAATCTGTGCTGGGAGACTGCCGATAAATCTAAATCAAGTGCATGCGAGTATCTGTGTGTTAGTGTTTACTCACTCAGCATTACTTCCAAACTGCAGCTGACACACTGCACTGTTGCTTGTAGTCCTTCTGGAATAATCCACAGGCTGGTTTTGCAGGGCTGCGGCACAGAGACAACAAACAGACAAGATATtgaaaaagctctatgctgttCCGCAGAGTCAAAGCGCACGACttgcagatttaaaaaaaggctCAGGGACGGTTAGCCGTCTCCCGCCACCAGATGGGAAACaaacaaccccccccaaaaatagTCTCTTACCGGTTACTTCACATCTCGGGCTGCTGGGTGCGGAGCTGACCTGCCGCTGGACCGCAACGGACGTTGGCGTGATGCTGAAGGAGGCATGACGTGCCATTTTTGCTTTTCTGAGCTCCTGGCCTGCTAGTGGCTGTGCAGACTCAGATGAGGTGATGGCTGCTACATTCAAAGTGTTTCCTACAGGTAGATGGATGACAACTGATTTAGGGTAAGAGCAGTGATGACAAACGCAGTTCTTAGATTGACCAAAGGTCTGGACTGTCTTATATTTTGAAGTTACTCTAGCAGAGTTCACTAAGGTCATCTTTAACTCTCACCAGTATTCACAGAGCTGCTGAATTCAACCGGGCCGAGCCACTTGAAGGCCGGCTTTCTGCCCCTCTCCTCTCTGACATGAACCTTCTTTATGAGGCCGAGGCTAGTCAACACGTTGGCGATATCGTACAGACGCCGCACCTTAGCTGGAGATCACACGGACACAGTGTTTAGTTTGGTGAAATACTGTTTCCTGTAATCTGTACATTCTAATCTATACACGACACTATACATGTTGCAGCACTTCTGGATTTCTTACTTTTGTACTTGCTGTGACTTGATGAGTCCTGACTCTCCTCGATGAGGACCTTTGCTGCTGCATCCAGGGTAACAGTCTGAGTTTTGGACACCAGGAAAAGCATGACAAACTTCTGGCTCATGATGCGCAGAGATTTGTCTTTCCTGTTGCTACCGGCTGCAAAGACAAGCAGAAGAAACAGACAGTGTAAAAAAACTACTGCTTTCTTAATTAGCAGTAAAAATCAGCCCACTGAAAATCCAATGAATCAtatgtttaattacattttattcattaataACAGGCACCAAAACTCCATACAGAAATTCAAAGTACTTGTCAACATAAACATGTTTCTTCTGTACAACCTCAGTCTGAATGAAAACATTTCAGAGACGTGAAATCAAACCTGAAATCTCAGTACAACTTTTACAAACTAGATCTTTATTAGAATCCAGCCACATTATAAGTCTGCAAACGTGCAACCTCTTTACGACAAGCTGTGAGCAGACAGAGGCAGCGTCGCTACGGTAACCAGGCTTGAATCCATTCCTGTGGGTTTAAGGCCTTATTCAGCTGTAGTGTTAAGCATTTGCCCGTGAAAATAAGCCTACACCTAAACTGTTACATGCAGGCAACTGAAGTGATACTATTGTCTAATGAAGACTATGGTAAAGGTCTAATCTTTATTTGGAGCCAATGTGGAAGAAAAGGCACACTCTCCTTATAGTGTTAATTTTAAACACTCAAAACTCTTCATCTCCaatctttatttttcagtttattaCCGCCTCCAGCATCTCCTTCTCCCCCGTCATCCTCTCTGCCCGGTCCGGTGTCCCTGGCCTCGTTGGCCTGCTCCATCTGGAGGTGGTAGCCCTGCTGTCGGCCCTTACGCTGCAGTTCCTCCAGAGTGGCTTCCAGCCGCTGACGACCGTACCAGGTGTAACTGTTTTTGGCTATCCGCCCAACAATCGTCAGGGACTCCAACACGTTCACGATGTCGTAGATCCGCCGCCGTTCCACCCCTGACAGGATTATATGAACAGGTGGAACATTTCTCTAAAATGTGTGCACGATATTAGCAGCAGTCATTCCCAAATTCAATAACAGTGTTTTCCTGGCCCCATGTAGAGTTTACAGTGAAACCAATTGTAGTCATCTCCATCCCCTGTGTCcaactgctgctgctctcaAATTACTGGTTCTTACCCAGATTGGCTGCCACTTCATCCAGCGAAATCCAGATGGGGCTGTGAAGCGGTGGGTAATCAGGATAAAGGGCAAGGAACTTCTGGCAAAGCAGACCCAGACTTTTCTGCTTTCTGCTCGGCTTTTTCTCTGCATCGTCCTCTTCATCAGCTGCTTCAAACTGGACAGAGATAAATGCCGTTGTCTTTTGGATTAGTCAACCAATCCAACAATCCAGAGCTTAAATGACTAGTCTTTAAACAGGACctcaataaaatatatttttcagagAATATTAAATTgaaccacaacacaataaatCCAATCtgtgttaaaatttctttttttataaaaagaccaaacaaacaaaaactcccACCACACCTGACAAGAATCTTCCACCTCTGGATCCTCCACCACATTATCTGGGCTCGCTGGCTGGTCTTTATCATTCTCTATCGGTCTAAACAGcacctttttcatttctctgtcCCGGATGTCTGGGCTTGCCGCGCTGATCAGCATCTTCAGGTTAGCCGTCGGTGTCCAGGGTTCGGTCAGAGACGTGTGTTTGATGGGGGTAATGTGGGCGAGCTCAGAGGGAGCACCTTTTCTGTTGATCAGCAAAGTAGGAAGGGTGGACTCTGCAGATTTTAGCGGTGTTGATTTTCTCTTCTCTGCACACATATTCTCCTGTGATGGAGACAGTTATGTGATCCAATTAGTGCAGGTTTGCCTTAATAAAGGCTCAAATATCCTCTCATACAGAATGAATTGGAAAGGGGTCATTTTATAGCAAAGAATGATAttacacagaaagaaaaacatgtaaTCCTGGTTGAATTTATTCATACCAACTCATCCACTATATAAACACACATCTCCAAAGATCCTAATAAGCCACCCATATGCTGAATCTGAGAGCGGAGGCCTGCTCCTGAATCTGGAGGAATCAAGCAACTCACACTGATTTGTACAACCCTCGAGATCTTATTTAGCACTGTAGCCCACAGCCCCTGCTGCTGAAAGCCAAAAGCAATAAGCGGACTTAAGCTCTTCAGAAGCTCTCACGTGACTGAACACAGCGCTCTGATTGCCCTGATTTCAAAGCTCTCTTTCAGATGAATCTTATAAAACCTGCCTCACCTGATTTAAAGCAGGGTGCCACCTTAGCCTACCTTTTGTTCCCCGCGAGacccatcctcctcctcctccggcCCCATCGTTGAACTCTTCCTTGGACTTGAGAGGTCCTTCAGTGCGAGGCATTGAACCTCCATCTGGGAAAAATGCGTTCCAAAGTAAAGACAAATATTGAGAATGGGAATGACGCGTAGGCGATGCGAATTGTAAAGTTACACTTAAAAGTAAACCCAGATCCGTGGTCAGCTGAATTTGGCGCAAAGAGCATCGGCTAACTAGCCTTCATAAAGCTAACTGCGCTGCTCTTCCTCAACCCTCAACCTTGTAACTTTACAGCTGAAGTGCCGCATTAACTTTTTAGCTGACAGTAATAATATTACAGCTACAAGTATTAATATACAACGTTAGTAGAATGTTATTTCTAAGTTGCAACAGGAGTTGCGGCCGTAAATTATTTTATGCAAATAGGTTCACAGCTTTAGCCGCTGCTGAGCCTGTGAATAGAGGTAAATGCGTTTCTGTAGGATATAATTAGTCAGTAAGGCTTGGCATTAATTAGTTACCTAGCCAGGGACACTATTATAGCTCTGTGTTGCAGAAATTAGAAACCCTCTGGAGGGAAATCACCACTCTTTACCTTCGCTGTTGAATGAATGAAATCGTTAAGTGTGGCTCTGCGTCCCCGTTTTACACACTTGTCAGGGCGCCGCTCCTTCAGACCAACATAGCAGTTTATTTCCTCTTCAGAAAGAAGCAGGCAGTCCTCCTCAAATCTTTTCCAATCCTTTCCTCAGACTCCTGTTCGGCTACACTACTCCTTGGAGAATCCAACATCACCCGCTCAAGCTTGTTTTCTGGCGCTCTCCTACAGCTGGGTGACTCAGCCAATCAGCGGCCAGCTGACTGACTCCGTCATACGGCTCCAGCCACTCAGTGCTATTGTACTCGCGTGCGCGCCTCAGATACCAATCAGTGGACCGGACGTCCACGCCTCCAGATCTGTGTTGGCGGGGCAACCGGCGCGTTTATGTTCACGAAGATGGGCATAAGAAGATGTCTCACtctagtgatttttttttttcctgcatggAACCTGAAGTTCTGGCTGATTAAATTTGAAGGTGTTTAATGTATTGTAAAAGTTTTTGTtaggtttttaattaaaagaattTACACGACTCGAAGCTTAGACAGCGAGTAAATTTGATGGCGAAAgtacaaaagaacaacaacaataataataaaagacctGGCCTTCTCACTACAGTGCGAAAATTCGTGGGTGCTCATGTTTGCGATTTATTTAGTAAGCATTTGGTAATACCTaaaattgtattaaaaaaaaacctccgaCATTTATTTCAGAGCCTGTTCCCTTTAGGCATACTGTGAGTAGCCGACAGTTGTGAGGTCAACGAGTTACTGCTATAGACGATCTTCGTTTCTCAGCTGGGAAGTTTGGCTTGTCTGCGTCTTCTCCCACGGTCCTAGCAGCAGCAAGTAGAACTTTTTTTGCGCCTACAAAGGCGCTTTAATATGTTCAGTTTAATCACTCCGGTGCTAGTCTCTGCGGACGGCTGTAATTAGCTGATTAGCTGCTGAAACAGACAGATGGGAGGCGGCGGAAGGAGGAGGGGCGCGAGTGGCGCTAACAGTACCTGGGCCATAGCGGGAAAAGTGGCGGTGGGAAAGTGGGCTCACTTTCTAGCAGCCGGGATCCcgccctgtatgcaaactgctatCTCGCGGCAGAGGACGAGCTCTCAGTCACGAACCCTAAATGCTTGCATAATAGCCCCCAATACACACAGCCTGCCGCCAGCTCCCAAATGTGAGCTGCAGCAGACAATAACGAAAATGTGTAACCTCAAAGGTGTTTATCTTAAAGCGCAGGAAACGTGCCTGTATTTCAAGATTGTAGGGTTGCTAAATTTGAGTTATGTCTGTCACAGAAAAGGTCAATGACAGTGGTTTGCAAATAATGACTGTAGCAGACTGCTTTTCTCAAGTTTGAAGAGATGAAGCGATAAAACAAATCATTTAATTACTAAACTACGTGGTGCATTTGGGGACAAAAATGTCGGTGTCCAATAGTTTGCTGGATTTCTAGTGCAGTGCAAGAATTTGTGCTTTTTATGCATCAATTTACAACAAGGAGTGTTGTTTTCTCGCTTTTTAAGGGAAAACTTAAACCAGGTAACAATTCAAATGAATGTAACATATTGATCTCAGGCATTCTGTGTTTTCCAAAATAGTTGTTAGTTACTGCTTTCACTGTCACTCATAGACAGCATGCTGCCAtcgaaaaacaaagaagaaaatcttGCTGTCATTCAAATTCATGTCATTCATCCATAAAAACTCGTTTTTCCTCCCCTGAGAGGCTCTAGGGTAGACACAGGACACattggagagattatatctcttgggtTGGCTTGGTAACACACTGGTGTTCCCCCTAAAAAAGCTGGATGAAGTGgttggggagagggaggtctgggtgTTTCTGCTTAGACTGTTAACCCCTATCACAGGGACCTGGGTAAACAGCAGATAATGGACGGATGGATAGTTACTTGTGACAAAATGACTACTGCACACTCTGTTAATCATTTTCTTTCCAAAATGACACAACGATGATTACCTTTATTTATCCTGGTGCTACTCTGATAAACCTATTCCCTCATTTTGACTGTAGCACTGAATTGAAGGCCAACAGTAAAAAAGCAACCAGTGTTTCTAACTGATCCAGTTGCATTcaagccttttgttctgttggtgtttggcttgatttgAGGTCAGCAAGTTCAGGCATGTTCTGTGGTAGTTGTTAATGCAATATAGTCAGAGAATTGTTTAAATCCACTAAATGAAACAACCCCACTCAGGACAGCATATACATTTACTATGGGAACACAGTAACCATTAGACTGAGAGTAAACAACAGGCTAGTGGTGGAGATTTCCTTTAACGGTCAAAGGTAAGATCTGTTTCTGTGAGTTCTATCGGACTCCCTCCACTTCTATCTGTTTCTGCCCTTTATTACCTTCCTCTGACTTGTTGTCACTCTGACAGACTTTTTTTCTTGTCCCAGCTTTGCTGCTCTGACCTTTTATAAAACTACTCCCCTGGAAAACTTGGTTACAATTCACACTGATCTCAGTAAAGACATTTGGCAACTACTAAAATATCTACATCTTACACTGGCATTTACGAAAGGTTTCAGACATAATCCTAAAAACAAGCATCACCAGTAAACACACAAGAAATAATTTTGGAGAATGTTACTAATAATGGAGGGGATCATAACCTGCTGTACATGACAGGAACAacatacagtcatgtgaaagaATGTTTTCACAGCATTCTGCAGTCCTGTGATAAAGCTTGTTATTTAATAGCTTGTGGAACCacatttagcagcaataacttgaaataactgttttctgtatgactctGTCAGTCTCTTCAACGAGGTTTGTAGGTATCCGTTTGTGTTCAACTCCCTTAGACTTTGACTGGACTATTGCTTCCCcttaattcttttctttttctgacatTCTGTTTTAGATTTGCTGCTATgattggggtcattgtcctgctgcatgacccagtttcagccaagctttggCTTCACATTTAACTCTAGAATACTTTTTAATAAAGAGCAGTTTGTGATTGATGTAATGACTTCACGGTGTCTGgttcctgtggctgcaaaacaagcctaaATCCTCACCCCTCACCACTGTGCTTGATCATTGGCATGAGGTTTGATATACGGTATGATATACTGCTAAGATGTATTCTTTACATTAATGAAGAACATTTCACCCATGGACCCCAACACAGAGcacattttaattcaattcaattcagttcaattctatttatacagcaccaagtcacaacaacagtcgcctcacaataatacatacagagaaaaacccaacaatcacatgactccctatgagcaagcactttggcaacagtgggaagaaacaCTCCCTTTTAGCCAGAAAGTGATGTTTTTTAAACCTTTCTGTCGAATTCTCACAAATTGtttcttacacacacaaatctggCATTCATCAGTATTTGGTTAGCTGAATTCAAGAGCAATGCAAACAATAAagtagtttgtccaccagagggcactctgcaacttCCCTGTTGGCAACACACCTGTTTGGACTACAAATACAACAAGCAGCTGATCCGAGCAGAGTCTGGCACAGCACAAAGGAGTAATCCAAGACTCGACATTGACGTTGTCGTATTGTCTTAACAAGGACTCATAAATAATTCTATGGAAATCTGCTTATGTTTCATGCAtctgaaagaaaaattaaacataTCTCCAGACACACTGGACTTTTGAATTAACCAGTCGGGGCATTAGGATGACGGTTTCATCCCAAAATCTTTGAGTAGACATGGATTTATACAAAAATAATGGAAACaagtcatcagaggtcacagatGTAACAGTCTTTATTGCATTAGTTGCATTTCAACtgtctgtaaaaaataaaacacgagGAGGCCAGAGGCCGGTTTACAGACAGATGATACATTACAGAATATGAATCACAATAGATGAATGGCATGGATAGAAAATAAACCACATCTGAGAGAGGTATTCTCTATCATAAGCGCCTTTAGTGTAAATGGTAGTGTTTGATGCTCACATTTGCAGAGGGACGTGATCCGATTCCACCTGGCAAGCAGGGCAAAAGCAGCATTAGAGGAAAACAATCTGCTGCAGTTTGATGTAGTGTCGACTAGCCAGATGCTCGTTAGGGTTCATATGTGTGGGTAATGGAGAACGTCAGACGTCTGCAGGGGGCTGAGCTCAGTGGATTCAGCACAACTTTGCAGTGAAACAGATCATCACACGAGGGCTCGATTTCTCAATACATTGCCTCAGCAGGGTCACCACTGAAGTCCAAATGTTAGCAGATGCTGAAAAGTGATGTGTCTTCACTGCCTAtgttttacattatttatattATCTAAGTAATTTAAAGTAATTTGTACTCCTAGCATATGCTGTCAGGCTTTTAAAGTGCTGGGTgcttatgtgcatgtgtgtgtgtggggcggGGGTATCTGGGGGTGGTGCTGGGGGTTTACTGCCACTGACAGCAGTTACAACCTGGAGAAAGTTTGTgtctaaatgaaataaataagacAACTTTATTTATGTGTTTCGTTTTGGCCGAACCAGAAATTAATTCAAAAGATGctgagtttaaaataaaaatattttttaacatcacttttgatatttttttttattaaaatcactCATTATTTTCAAAAACTTTCAAACTATAAAGCAGCTGATGTCAGCTGTGTAGCAACTGGACCATTGTGTAGCTGAAAAAGGAGACAGCAATTGATGGTATATCATGTTGGCACTGTGTATTTCTTGTTATTTTGTTCTTCTGAAGAGCCACCTAAGTCTTGCTCTACTCATCTAGACAGCCCAGTCAAATTCTTTCACATATACAGTAACTTCCTTTactatctaaaatatatgaatgtTGCAGCATTAACAACACATTGAGGTTTTTTTCAATAATTTATTATAAGGAGTGTTAAAATAGGAAGTACTGccttatttttgattaattccCAAAAGTGCCATTGGTCAGCATGGTGACAATGGAAACTATGGgtttgtgtgacagaagaggatgccaAGTGATGCCAAGCCAGAGATCTGGTGTGGCAACTTCCATGGCAACAGCTGGCATAAAAAGAGCATAAAAGCTTAGCGATGGTAGTTAAGGGGCCGGTGCAGATTAAAGAAGGAGTGGGTAAGGTAGAACGGTAGATGAGGGTTGGAGTCCAGGTTACTTTCTCCTCACTCTGCTGTGCTTCATTCACACACTTTGTATGTTGGCAGGAGGAGTGGGGGTGGGAGGTGAGGGGAGAAGGGTTGGGTAACTGTGATGGACCGAGTTGAAAAAAGCAGGAGTCGTCTCAggaattattagaaaaatagggtttccatttatttaattctattctatttctatttatttaattctattattctattctactctaCTCTATTTAAcctaaaaattatatttacaaaagtaataaatgttgagctcataaaagaggtcaaagaaacaaaactgaactcaggcaaAGAACTGTGAACTTAGCAAACCAATTGACTGCCCCAACAAACATAACTGACCTAATTACACACAAGGGTTTTTATAATGGCTGATCAGACCACTGTGACACACGAGGGGtaactaaacaaaacacaatcaTAAACCACAAAAATGATGCAGTAAAGTCTAGTTTTTTAATAAACTACACACCGAAGAAGAAACTCAAAAACCACTAAACCCTAAACTccaatatttaatttaattacaaaagcttttttaattaaagaaaatacacacTCTCCCCCTTCAGGAGGAAGTGGTGGTGCATTCCAAAATATACCTCTTTGTATTTAACAGCTTTAAGCCCTGGCCACCAAACTCAAGTGTGTTATTGTGTTCAAATGAAAAACGAAAAATACATAGGAGTTACCGACTTTACAGTGTGGCCGTGGGTTTGGCCATCACAgtaacagagagaggggactaGACGACAGGAGTCTCTGTCCGCCATCTCAgtccctctctctcctcattcctctgttttctcatTCTCCACCTGGGCTTTCTCTGTCATTTGTTACTTCTCATTTTTCTCTGCTCTTCTCTTTTGGGAggtatgtgatggcatgccacacaTGGTAAGCTCCACACCTCACCACCAGTTGATTCACCTTAGTTTAATTTACAGTCACTACTTTAAAATATTCTACTTATTCTTCaatattgtttctttattaaatgtatttatttttccatcacacCTTCCAATGTTTATATGGCGTGCACACATATTAACCTTGCAAGGTCTAAGTTCtgtttttatgttatattaataCATCTCTCTTTGGGTTACCTGGGGGTTGGCGTCTTCTCCTGTCTGGCAAAAGGTGTGGCAAAGGGCTGGGAGACCTGAAGTACCACTGACAGCCTAATTGGATAGCACCACATGCTTCATTGCCTGGGGggtgtttcatgtttgtttaattgttttgtattaGTTGGTTATATGGCAGCCATTTTGTTTTCCCCCGTGTGTGTCATTTGGTTTAGCTAAACCAGTATTTAAGTTCCCCGTGTGTCATTTCAGCAGGTCAGTTTATCATATGTTTGTTTGAGGTTTTGTTAATTATTATCTTGAGTTTAGTCTATTGAGTTGACCTCTTTTATTGGTCTGCCTGTTTATGTTTTGGCTtcgttaaatatatttttatatttttgggtCAATAAAACCCCCTTTTTGAATTAAAACCACCTGTGTCCTTTATGCTTTACTGCTTGGTCCCTGACAATTGGTGGCAGCAGTGGGATCATCCAGTATTGGacacagggttttttttccttttttctttcttctgttttcccCATGAGGAAGAAGAATGCATCGTGGTGgcaagaatgaaaagaaaaagggatCTGCTCAGCAAACCTGCGAAGAGGAGGAAAATGGAGCCTCAGGAGTCACTGAAGTTGTGGAGAGAGTGGAAAAGGAGCCTACTTTGTCTGATCTAGTCAATATGCTACATGCTCACATGGAACAACAGGACGTCCGGGATGTAAAACAGAGTGAGTTAAATGCACGACAAGAACAGCGATTTAAAGCCCTTCAACATCAGTTTAGACTTCTGCAGTCAGAAATCCAAGTCAGAACATCACCATCAGATTCTGCAGAAGCTCGCTCTGATTTATTAGAGTCTGATAATCATCCTTCTTCCTCTGCTCAGCAGGCCCAGGTTGAACCAGTTATGACTAATTCCAATCCAGCCATTTCACCAGCATTTCAGTTTCCCCTACAAATAGAGGGCAGATTGGAAAGATTAACTGAAGCTGATGATATTGAACATTTTCTGATCACATTTGAACGTATGGCTACAGCTTATCGATGGCAGAAATCAGATTGGGTTTTTCGTTTGATACCCTTGCTTACTGGTAAAGCTAGAGGTGCCTATGTTCACATGGACATTGATGATTCATTAGACTATGATAAAGTGA belongs to Oreochromis niloticus isolate F11D_XX linkage group LG17, O_niloticus_UMD_NMBU, whole genome shotgun sequence and includes:
- the e2f7 gene encoding transcription factor E2F7, producing the protein MEVQCLALKDLSSPRKSSTMGPEEEEDGSRGEQKENMCAEKRKSTPLKSAESTLPTLLINRKGAPSELAHITPIKHTSLTEPWTPTANLKMLISAASPDIRDREMKKVLFRPIENDKDQPASPDNVVEDPEVEDSCQFEAADEEDDAEKKPSRKQKSLGLLCQKFLALYPDYPPLHSPIWISLDEVAANLGVERRRIYDIVNVLESLTIVGRIAKNSYTWYGRQRLEATLEELQRKGRQQGYHLQMEQANEARDTGPGREDDGGEGDAGGAGSNRKDKSLRIMSQKFVMLFLVSKTQTVTLDAAAKVLIEESQDSSSHSKYKTKVRRLYDIANVLTSLGLIKKVHVREERGRKPAFKWLGPVEFSSSVNTGNTLNVAAITSSESAQPLAGQELRKAKMARHASFSITPTSVAVQRQVSSAPSSPRCEVTALQNQPVDYSRRTTSNSAVCQLQFGSNADNRPGTPQQTPLTHNSSTPLPPSSTHSTLLAPHPQPEHLFAASPSSHCLAYLPSLSQPSVVMLYRPPEMPNQMPDGQTSPRLEATKRKKEEREEEEEEMVLKKKGNSALEKSEKTRAEACRETAECSQADNTRTSPSRAAGLCREQVIGKSGGGNTSSEHAQPSHYLYVPNNAGLNGLNFLLSAGQPAASLALPPSSVPTLALPYVLVPSAALSSYPLVAGSLQQQGSDAHTKLSFGLPAMMSPAHFMVGGLRIVWCRFHRRPLQNRVGFTGRQLARRILPQDHDRPSTSTHQNQ